One window of the Camelina sativa cultivar DH55 chromosome 1, Cs, whole genome shotgun sequence genome contains the following:
- the LOC104793477 gene encoding polygalacturonase inhibitor 1-like: protein MTLFISSCLLLLLLIFLFTSTDALTSPSDVSALKAFKATVKPNSIPPWSCLASWDFTASDPCASPRRTHFTCGITCSSDSTRVTQLTLDPAGYTGRLTPLISGLTELLTLDLAENNFYGLIPSSISSLLSLKTLVLRSNSFSGSIPDSVTRLNSLESIDISHNSLTGSLPKTMNSLSNLRQLDLSYNKLTGAIPKLPKNLIDLALKANTLSGPISKESFTESTQLEIVELAENSFTGTLGAWFFLLESVQQVDLANNTLTGIEVLPPKLAGENNLVAVELGYNQIRGTAPASFAAYPRLSSLSMRYNMLHGGIPSEYERSKTLRRLYLDGNFLTGKAPARFVRSDGEVMGSLGNNCLQGCPGKAKMCAPSQKPFYICKQAYGGKPKS, encoded by the coding sequence ATGACTTTGTTTATTTCCTcatgccttcttcttcttcttctcatcttcctcttcacctCCACCGATGCTCTGACGTCACCATCCGACGTGTCAGCACTAAAAGCCTTCAAAGCCACCGTGAAACCAAACTCAATCCCGCCGTGGTCTTGTCTCGCAAGCTGGGACTTTACTGCCTCCGACCCTTGTGCTTCACCACGTCGAACGCATTTCACTTGCGGCATCACTTGCTCGTCTGACTCCACACGTGTGACCCAACTAACTCTCGACCCGGCCGGGTACACGGGTCGTCTCACGCCGCTCATCTCCGGCCTCACGGAGCTCCTCACGCTCGATCTTGCCGAGAACAACTTCTACGGCCTAATCCCATCCTCCATATCCTCCCTCCTCAGCCTCAAAACCCTGGTTCTCCGATCCAACTCGTTTTCTGGATCCATACCCGACTCAGTAACTCGACTCAACTCACTCGAGTCCATTGACATCTCTCACAACTCACTCACCGGGTCACTTCCAAAAACAATGAACTCGCTCTCAAACCTCCGTCAGCTCGATCTTAGCTACAACAAGCTCACCGGAGCCATCCCAAAGCTTCCCAAAAACCTCATCGACTTAGCTTTAAAGGCCAACACTTTATCAGGACCCATATCAAAAGAATCGTTCACCGAGTCAACTCAGCTCGAAATCGTCGAGCTCGCCGAGAACTCATTCACCGGAACACTCGGAGCTTGGTTCTTCCTCCTCGAATCAGTCCAACAAGTAGATCTAGCTAACAACACTCTCACAGGCATCGAAGTCCTCCCTCCAAAACTCGCCGGAGAAAACAACCTCGTAGCTGTAGAGCTAGGTTACAACCAAATCAGAGGAACCGCTCCGGCGAGTTTCGCGGCGTACCCGAGACTCTCCTCACTGTCTATGAGATACAACATGCTTCACGGTGGTATACCGTCGGAGTACGAACGGAGCAAGACGTTGAGAAGGCTTTACTTAGACGGGAACTTTTTGACGGGAAAAGCTCCGGCAAGATTCGTGAGATCGGACGGAGAAGTAATGGGAAGTTTGGGGAATAATTGTCTACAGGGATGTCCAGGGAAAGCTAAGATGTGTGCTCCATCGCAGAAACCTTTTTACATTTGTAAGCAAGCTTATGGTGGAAAACCAAAGTCTTAA
- the LOC104793482 gene encoding non-specific lipid-transfer protein 9-like produces the protein MSRSVLIACVIAITIFTLPLNIQTVNSLTPCEVALNDVKPCLTYLWAPPEAKPSPDCCRGVSKVNSSVKTFDQRRDMCICLSTVAAMTTADPYKFDHLPKLCGITLFAPIGPKLDCNSIKV, from the exons ATGAGCAGATCGGTTTTAATCGCTTGTGTCATTGCAATCACTATTTTTACTTTACCTTTAAATATTCAAACAGTGAATAGTTTAACGCCTTGTGAAGTAGCACTCAATGATGTAAAACCCTGTTTAACATACCTTTGGGCTCCTCCTGAAGCTAAGCCATCACCAGATTGTTGCAGAGGCGTAAGCAAAGTGAACAGTAGTGTTAAAACGTTTGACCAACGTCGTGATATGTGTATTTGTCTGTCAACTGTAGCAGCAATGACTACAGCCGATCCATACAAGTTTGACCATTTGCCAAAGTTATGTGGTATTACCTTATTCGCACCCATTGGTCCAAAGCTTGATTGTAACAG CATTAAAGTTTAA
- the LOC104709270 gene encoding NAC transcription factor 29-like translates to MPSRNKRKERSTPEPQTQPPSEIASSSSSSSSSAAHNLPYLLPPGFKFTPSDEELCIDYLKSFSPDRKYYYPPFNIPIHHVNIYKSNPYQLSVEFEKGNDEEWFFVTERNKIGKSGKRQKRGDDCGGYWNATVGAKQIDAGQGDVGYVTALEYCVGRPPNGVKTDWLMHEYWFESSSDDNDKVDYALCKIYLTPSAVKRMKAEKKEKLKKGKGVSKEEVKQLDLQHQQDQSQLQQPHDSLLTAQQHEPQPQPLVIPHDDNFDDFDDFDELPQDFKDFLAEFMKPDSLDGDEELDDSDFLQGFVTDGMMKDYTN, encoded by the exons ATGCCTTCAAGAAACAAGCGCAAAGAGAGATCAACACCGGAACCGCAAACGCAACCACCGTCAGAGattgcctcttcttcttcttcttcttcttcttcggctgCTCATAACTTACCTTACCTTTTACCTCCAGGCTTCAAGTTTACACCAAGCGATGAGGAACTCTGTATTGACTACTTGAAATCTTTCTCACCAGACAGGAAATATTATTACCCACCGTTTAATATTCCTATCCATCACGTCAATATTTACAAGTCCAACCCATATCAACTTTCAG TGGAATTCGAGAAGGGTAATGATGAAGAATGGTTCTTTGTAACGGAGAGAAACAAGATTGGTAAAAGTGGGAAAAGGCAGAAACGTGGTGATGACTGTGGAGGATACTGGAATGCAACCGTAGGTGCCAAGCAGATTGATGCTGGACAAGGCGACGTCGGCTACGTGACCGCACTTGAATACTGCGTTGGGAGACCACCAAACGGCGTAAAGACGGATTGGTTAATGCATGAATACTGGTTTGAGTCGTCGTCTGATGATAACGACAAG GTGGATTATGCTTTGTGCAAGATTTATCTGACTCCGTCGGCAGTAAAAAGGATGAAAgcagagaaaaaagagaagctGAAGAAAGGAAAAGGCGTATCAAAAGAGGAGGTTAAGCAGCTGGATTTGCAGCATCAACAGGACCAGTCGCAGCTCCAGCAGCCTCATGATTCTTTACTCACAGCACAGCAACATGAGCCGCAGCCACAGCCACTTGTGATCCCACACGATGATAACTTTGATGACTTTGATGACTTTGATGAGCTCCCACaagattttaaagatttctTGGCTGAATTCATGAAGCCAGATTCACTCGATGGAGATGAAGAACTCGACGATAGTGATTTTCTTCAAGGCTTCGTCACAGATGGAATGATGAAAGATTACACTAACTGA